The proteins below come from a single Methanolobus chelungpuianus genomic window:
- a CDS encoding DUF3784 domain-containing protein translates to MENTSVALSVIFVSIGAFFILIGYLVRVKKEMGLIAGFNVENAKDRHGLSRPIGAFMITAGILSIMIAL, encoded by the coding sequence ATGGAAAACACGTCTGTGGCACTGTCGGTGATATTTGTTTCCATCGGAGCGTTCTTTATACTCATCGGATACTTGGTCCGGGTAAAAAAGGAAATGGGATTAATAGCTGGTTTTAATGTGGAAAATGCAAAGGACAGGCATGGCCTGTCAAGACCCATAGGCGCCTTCATGATAACCGCAGGCATTCTGTCAATAATGATAGCTCTCTGA
- the fpoM gene encoding F(420)H(2) dehydrogenase subunit M translates to MLLSMIVLIPLIFAVLTLLTRTRAQARALALVSSVAVLLLTIYTYFMFDSTSAATQFEEMYTWVPTLGISYNLGIDGISLPLILLNAIVIPLLILFTWNDEKHAPNRFYSLILITQGAVLGVFCALDFFLFYVFWELTLIPLFFMVSMWGGPKKHYASIKFFIYTHVASLVMLLGIFGLYFAAWSNTGTPSLNIPYLLSQFQFVGSGMTRDLIFLALLFGFIVKLPVFPFHSWLPDAYTEAPTAGSVLFVLLKIGGYGIFKIMLPLLPFTASPNLMITIMGALGAVSVLYGAFLALAQQDMKRMVAYSSLSHMGYVTLGAAGLVSLSVSGAMFQQFSHGLIMSIMFMACGVINNATGTRIMNELGGLAQRMPKLAVIMVLAFMASLGLPGLTGFIAEFSVLSGSFVNLQGYVVIALMAIVITGAYHLWALQRSMFGVYKEKLGNVVDINGYQTFAMGLIAILIVYFGLNPSPVLDMMLTNSEYLVGLMAGMGV, encoded by the coding sequence ATGTTATTATCAATGATAGTGCTGATACCTCTGATATTCGCAGTATTGACACTACTCACAAGAACAAGAGCACAGGCAAGGGCGCTTGCACTGGTTTCCAGTGTGGCTGTCCTGCTGCTCACAATATACACGTACTTCATGTTCGACAGTACGTCAGCCGCAACTCAGTTTGAGGAAATGTACACATGGGTCCCCACCCTTGGCATATCTTACAACCTGGGTATCGATGGGATATCACTTCCGTTGATACTCCTCAATGCAATAGTCATACCGCTCCTCATTCTGTTCACATGGAATGACGAAAAGCATGCACCCAACAGGTTCTACTCACTGATACTGATCACCCAGGGTGCCGTACTTGGTGTGTTCTGCGCACTGGACTTCTTCCTGTTCTATGTATTCTGGGAACTGACCCTCATACCGCTCTTCTTCATGGTGAGCATGTGGGGTGGTCCGAAGAAGCACTACGCATCCATCAAGTTCTTCATATACACCCACGTGGCATCCCTCGTAATGCTGCTGGGCATATTCGGCCTGTACTTTGCAGCCTGGAGCAACACCGGAACCCCGAGCCTTAACATTCCGTACCTGCTTTCCCAGTTCCAGTTCGTGGGATCAGGAATGACAAGGGATCTCATATTCCTTGCACTGCTGTTCGGTTTCATAGTCAAGCTGCCGGTGTTCCCGTTCCACTCCTGGCTCCCTGATGCGTATACCGAGGCACCTACCGCAGGCAGCGTGCTCTTCGTATTGCTTAAGATCGGAGGATACGGCATATTCAAGATAATGCTCCCGCTGCTTCCATTCACTGCATCACCCAACCTGATGATCACTATAATGGGAGCTCTCGGTGCGGTCAGTGTTCTCTACGGTGCTTTCCTTGCCCTCGCGCAGCAGGACATGAAGAGAATGGTTGCATACTCAAGCCTGAGCCACATGGGTTACGTAACCCTCGGTGCAGCAGGCCTTGTATCACTCTCAGTGTCAGGCGCTATGTTCCAGCAGTTCTCCCACGGACTGATCATGAGCATAATGTTCATGGCATGCGGTGTCATCAATAACGCCACAGGCACCAGGATAATGAACGAGCTTGGAGGCCTTGCACAGAGAATGCCCAAGCTGGCCGTCATCATGGTGCTGGCATTCATGGCCTCATTGGGACTTCCGGGACTTACAGGCTTTATCGCCGAGTTCTCCGTCCTTTCAGGCAGCTTCGTGAACCTGCAGGGTTACGTTGTGATCGCACTGATGGCAATAGTCATAACCGGAGCATATCACCTGTGGGCTCTCCAGAGGTCGATGTTTGGCGTATACAAAGAGAAACTGGGCAACGTTGTCGATATCAATGGCTACCAGACCTTCGCAATGGGTCTCATTGCCATCCTGATAGTATACTTCGGACTCAATCCAAGCCCGGTGCTTGATATGATGTTGACGAATTCAGAATATCTGGTCGGCCTTATGGCCGGCATGGGGGTGTGA
- a CDS encoding DUF2795 domain-containing protein translates to MRSNATAIQEALLGMEYPRSKKDILDYARSHNASENIVSDLQDIPDRQYESPADIRKVFGERREAEMPERINEDIEKIDRDMESWKRQ, encoded by the coding sequence TTGAGAAGTAATGCAACCGCAATACAGGAAGCACTATTAGGAATGGAATATCCCAGATCAAAAAAGGATATTCTCGACTATGCAAGAAGTCACAACGCCTCGGAGAACATAGTTTCTGACCTGCAGGACATCCCTGACAGACAATACGAAAGTCCGGCAGATATCCGGAAAGTCTTTGGTGAACGCAGGGAAGCAGAGATGCCTGAAAGGATCAATGAGGATATTGAGAAGATAGACAGGGATATGGAGAGCTGGAAAAGGCAATAG
- the fpoN gene encoding F(420)H(2) dehydrogenase subunit N, whose product MDLMLFAPEITMVVTGLAVLLIGLFLPVESKKVLGYLASLGILIALYFTVASLGTNALAFYDTLSVDALSQFFKIVFLVVALLFSIAAVKYTEGSKNTEEFYVLAIFATIGMMFVASANDLMVLFVAFELASISTYALSGFEKNNAQSLEASIKYFLIGSLSAALMLFGITFLYGVTGTTSIPGIAAGAAALAASPIGILAVVLLIAGFGFKIALVPFHMWAPDTYQGSPSLVSSLLAAGSKKMGIVAAFKVFIVALIALKVEWQIAFAILAVITMTVGNAAALSQTSVKRMLAYSSLAQAGYITMAFVVLTPMALGGGILYALSHGFMKAGAFIVTAAVVYMVLSENKDAQNPDHIDNFRGLGRRMPITALSMTVFVFALAGIPLTAGYMSKFVLFSSTIQAGFAWLAVIAILNSALSLYYYAKIVKYMYFLPTEGKKVSEPLPYTLALVVAVAGVLAIGFWPEPFIYWAMEAAKVLLAGGM is encoded by the coding sequence ATGGATCTGATGCTCTTCGCACCTGAAATAACGATGGTTGTCACAGGCTTGGCTGTATTGCTCATAGGCCTGTTCCTTCCGGTTGAATCCAAGAAAGTGCTGGGATACCTTGCAAGCCTCGGCATCCTTATAGCACTATACTTCACAGTGGCAAGCCTTGGAACAAACGCACTGGCCTTCTATGACACTTTATCCGTTGACGCGCTCTCGCAGTTCTTCAAGATAGTGTTCCTTGTAGTGGCCCTGCTCTTTTCCATAGCAGCCGTCAAGTACACTGAAGGCAGCAAGAATACCGAGGAGTTCTATGTACTGGCTATCTTTGCCACCATCGGAATGATGTTCGTGGCATCTGCCAACGACCTCATGGTGCTCTTCGTGGCATTCGAGCTTGCAAGTATATCCACATATGCGCTCTCCGGATTCGAGAAGAACAACGCGCAGTCCCTTGAGGCATCAATAAAGTACTTCCTTATAGGTTCCCTCTCGGCTGCACTGATGCTCTTCGGTATAACCTTCCTCTACGGTGTAACCGGGACAACCAGCATCCCTGGCATCGCAGCCGGCGCAGCAGCACTCGCAGCAAGTCCTATCGGGATTCTGGCCGTGGTGCTCCTTATCGCAGGTTTCGGCTTCAAGATAGCCCTTGTGCCCTTCCACATGTGGGCACCTGACACCTACCAGGGTTCACCTTCACTCGTCTCCTCCCTGCTTGCAGCGGGCTCCAAGAAGATGGGTATCGTGGCAGCTTTCAAGGTGTTCATTGTCGCCCTGATAGCCCTTAAGGTAGAGTGGCAGATCGCATTCGCGATCCTTGCTGTGATAACCATGACCGTAGGTAACGCAGCAGCCCTCTCCCAGACAAGCGTGAAGAGAATGCTCGCATACTCCTCCCTTGCACAGGCAGGCTACATCACAATGGCATTCGTGGTCCTGACACCAATGGCACTTGGCGGTGGCATACTCTATGCTCTCTCCCATGGCTTCATGAAGGCCGGAGCTTTCATAGTAACAGCTGCAGTCGTCTACATGGTGCTTTCAGAGAACAAGGATGCACAGAACCCGGACCATATTGATAACTTCAGGGGTCTTGGCAGAAGGATGCCGATCACTGCGCTCTCCATGACGGTCTTCGTTTTTGCGCTGGCAGGCATACCGCTCACAGCAGGTTACATGAGCAAGTTCGTACTGTTCTCCTCGACCATCCAGGCAGGATTCGCGTGGCTTGCAGTCATCGCCATACTTAACAGTGCCCTTTCTCTGTACTACTATGCCAAGATAGTGAAGTATATGTACTTCCTGCCCACCGAAGGAAAAAAGGTATCAGAGCCTCTCCCATACACCCTCGCCCTTGTTGTGGCTGTTGCCGGTGTGCTTGCGATAGGCTTCTGGCCCGAGCCCTTCATCTACTGGGCAATGGAAGCTGCAAAAGTATTGCTTGCAGGAGGAATGTAA
- a CDS encoding potassium channel family protein has translation MDKEQSNREREHILSEINETLDTPLIFLSMVWLVLIIMDLLYGLPAFLQTLSTVIWAVFVIDFIIELYIAPHRRVYLKANWLVALSLLLPPLRILRLFRASRIVKAVRVGKSFNLARLLSSFNRSLRVVRNTMKRRGLGYVMALTTIITLLGAAGMYSFEYPHFDSYGDALWWTSMIMTTIGSQYWPVTSEGRILTFLLALYAFAIFGYITAALASILVGKDKESQSGEIYELHRDIQELSDKMDHILKKED, from the coding sequence ATGGATAAAGAACAATCGAACAGGGAAAGAGAACACATACTTTCCGAGATCAATGAAACATTGGACACTCCTCTTATATTCCTGTCCATGGTCTGGCTGGTTCTTATTATAATGGACCTGCTTTACGGTCTTCCCGCTTTTCTGCAAACTTTGAGCACTGTTATATGGGCGGTATTTGTAATTGATTTTATCATAGAGCTGTACATTGCTCCCCATCGCAGGGTTTATTTAAAGGCCAACTGGCTGGTGGCATTATCATTATTGTTGCCTCCGTTGCGTATTCTCAGACTGTTCCGGGCATCACGGATCGTAAAAGCTGTCCGGGTAGGCAAATCTTTTAATCTTGCCCGGCTGCTCTCATCCTTCAACCGCAGCCTGAGGGTGGTAAGGAACACCATGAAAAGAAGAGGGCTTGGCTACGTGATGGCCCTTACAACTATCATAACCCTGCTTGGCGCAGCAGGCATGTACAGTTTTGAGTATCCGCACTTTGACTCCTATGGAGATGCCCTCTGGTGGACCAGCATGATCATGACGACAATAGGCAGTCAGTACTGGCCTGTCACCAGTGAAGGACGCATACTGACTTTCCTGCTGGCATTATATGCTTTTGCCATTTTCGGGTATATAACTGCAGCACTTGCAAGCATCCTTGTGGGAAAGGACAAGGAATCACAATCCGGCGAGATATATGAATTGCATAGAGACATACAAGAACTCTCCGATAAAATGGATCATATCCTGAAAAAAGAGGACTAA
- a CDS encoding DUF2795 domain-containing protein, which translates to MRSNAAAIQAALENMNYPKRKEEILDYAKSHNLSEDMMADLQEISDRIYDNPLEIRNEFEEGRQSGAVRESVKENEGHSRDERGTR; encoded by the coding sequence ATGAGAAGCAATGCAGCTGCTATACAGGCAGCACTGGAAAATATGAACTATCCCAAAAGGAAAGAAGAGATCCTGGACTATGCTAAGAGCCACAATCTCTCGGAGGATATGATGGCAGACCTGCAGGAGATCTCGGACAGGATATATGATAATCCGCTTGAAATAAGAAATGAGTTCGAGGAAGGCAGGCAGTCAGGGGCAGTAAGGGAATCTGTCAAAGAGAACGAGGGCCATTCAAGGGATGAAAGGGGAACAAGGTAG
- the fpoL gene encoding F420H2 dehydrogenase subunit FpoL: MAVGDYAFLIPLLPALAFVLTFFLGKKLPNGGAIIPIIAIATSFVISLLITLGLLRNPEQVINQSVSWFAMLNLGILVDPLAAVMLTMVTFVSLLIHIYSTGYMSHDRAQYRYFAETALFTASMLSLIISDNILQLFISWELVGLCSYLLIGFWYQKPAAASAAKKAFLTTRIGDVMFLAGIVVLFADLFRLYNGAIPDGVFILKFDQIFAQIPQLTAMSTPVLGFQVNHLTLITLLFFGGAVGKSGQFPLHVWLPDAMEGPTTVSALIHAATMVTAGVYLVARTFPMFIAAPDSLMAVAYLGAFTAIFAATMGIVMNDLKRVLAYSTISQLGYMMLGLGVGAAIGAEAVGISMFHLINHAFFKALLFLCAGSVIHAVGTHDMRQLGGVAKVMPITAATMIIAALALAGIGIPGTSIGFSGFISKDAIIEAAYLFGENGGGWFPYVLSIAAALLTSIYIFRLIFMTFFGKPRTAYGGHEAHASMTIPLSILAVLALVFGALTVERFNGFVSETFVNNFVHMDIHALAELGGYHLAAHAGEEPLLILWMPVIVGVAGLLIAYLVYGMRVVNMDKLVSRNNPVYKLLYNRYYQNAILTNFLSIKVVYEGLAFAGRAVDRGFDWTVDWIGNISLDTGDALRHFQTGVVQNYAMIVITGVSLLVILIAVVREVL, from the coding sequence ATGGCAGTAGGCGATTATGCGTTCCTAATACCACTCTTACCCGCACTGGCCTTTGTGCTTACATTCTTCCTCGGGAAGAAACTGCCAAACGGCGGTGCAATAATACCTATTATAGCAATTGCTACATCGTTCGTTATCTCCCTATTGATCACACTGGGCCTGCTCCGGAATCCCGAGCAGGTCATCAACCAGTCAGTCAGCTGGTTTGCAATGCTCAACCTGGGAATACTTGTGGACCCGCTTGCTGCGGTGATGCTGACAATGGTGACATTCGTCAGTTTGCTGATCCACATCTACTCCACAGGCTACATGTCACATGACAGGGCCCAGTACAGGTACTTTGCAGAGACTGCACTGTTCACTGCTTCAATGCTGAGCCTCATCATCTCAGACAACATCCTGCAGCTCTTCATCTCATGGGAGCTTGTGGGCCTGTGCTCATACCTGCTCATCGGGTTCTGGTACCAGAAGCCTGCAGCAGCAAGTGCAGCAAAGAAGGCTTTCCTGACCACCAGGATTGGTGACGTGATGTTCCTTGCAGGTATTGTTGTACTGTTCGCAGACCTGTTCAGGCTGTATAACGGCGCAATCCCTGACGGTGTATTCATACTGAAGTTCGATCAGATCTTCGCCCAGATACCGCAGCTTACTGCAATGAGCACACCGGTCCTTGGTTTCCAGGTCAACCACCTTACCCTGATAACATTGCTGTTCTTCGGTGGTGCGGTTGGTAAGTCAGGCCAGTTCCCGCTGCATGTGTGGCTTCCGGATGCAATGGAAGGTCCGACAACGGTTTCCGCTCTCATCCATGCGGCAACGATGGTTACAGCCGGTGTCTACCTGGTGGCAAGGACATTCCCGATGTTCATAGCAGCCCCTGACTCACTCATGGCGGTAGCCTACCTTGGTGCATTCACAGCGATCTTCGCAGCAACCATGGGTATCGTGATGAACGACCTCAAGCGTGTGCTTGCATATTCCACCATCAGCCAGCTCGGTTACATGATGCTGGGGCTTGGTGTGGGTGCAGCCATAGGCGCTGAGGCGGTCGGCATCTCAATGTTCCATCTCATCAACCACGCATTCTTCAAGGCCCTGCTCTTCCTGTGTGCAGGCAGTGTGATCCACGCAGTCGGCACCCACGACATGAGGCAGCTCGGCGGTGTTGCAAAGGTGATGCCGATAACGGCAGCCACTATGATCATCGCAGCCCTGGCGCTTGCAGGTATCGGTATACCGGGCACCTCCATCGGGTTCAGCGGTTTCATCAGCAAGGACGCGATCATAGAGGCGGCATACCTCTTCGGTGAGAATGGCGGAGGATGGTTCCCATACGTGCTTTCAATTGCAGCAGCCCTGCTGACATCCATCTATATCTTCAGGCTAATCTTCATGACATTCTTCGGCAAGCCACGCACTGCCTACGGTGGACATGAAGCCCATGCATCCATGACGATCCCACTCTCCATACTTGCAGTCCTTGCTTTGGTCTTCGGTGCACTTACAGTGGAAAGGTTCAACGGGTTCGTCAGTGAGACCTTCGTTAATAACTTCGTCCACATGGACATCCACGCACTTGCAGAGCTGGGAGGGTACCACCTTGCAGCACACGCAGGTGAGGAGCCTCTCCTGATACTTTGGATGCCTGTCATCGTAGGAGTTGCAGGCCTGCTCATAGCCTATCTTGTATACGGCATGAGGGTCGTTAACATGGATAAGCTGGTCTCAAGGAACAATCCCGTATACAAGCTTCTCTACAACAGGTACTACCAGAATGCTATCCTCACTAACTTCCTTTCAATAAAGGTAGTCTACGAGGGTCTTGCGTTTGCAGGCCGTGCCGTTGACAGGGGCTTTGACTGGACAGTGGACTGGATCGGCAACATTTCCCTCGATACGGGAGATGCCCTGCGCCATTTCCAGACGGGCGTTGTACAGAACTACGCAATGATCGTAATTACAGGAGTAAGCCTCCTGGTAATATTAATAGCAGTTGTCAGGGAGGTACTCTGA
- a CDS encoding PRC-barrel domain-containing protein, which produces MAVPEMLSTSAMEGDKVVNETGDKLGDIKDVMIDMQTGTVAYVVLSFGGFLGMGNKLFGVPLEAMRKKPDEHAFILNVNKERLENAPGFDKDHWPGTEAGESYNDYVMNVYDYYGYECPYKARIYGEALGTRDRSLEEPAGTTIEGLGGITERGRTLTEFGNPDLEEPGGRTLKYPRRRTTEEEIRARDMQECAAEASAETRQVSAREVRSEARDDIYSILSSEHDRVLGLFDEAINSGSKDTFMQIRSELYSHMSGEEEVLYPMLRDRNVTHDIAMEGYQEHHIAKLLLSELEVMDERSDMWIPKLKVLQENVRHHVEEEEMHMFPDAQREISTSESKEIAQKYLEFKDHYRV; this is translated from the coding sequence GTGGCTGTGCCAGAGATGTTGTCAACTAGTGCTATGGAAGGAGATAAGGTAGTAAACGAAACGGGCGATAAGCTTGGAGATATAAAAGACGTAATGATAGATATGCAGACAGGCACCGTTGCTTATGTTGTGTTGTCTTTTGGCGGCTTCCTGGGTATGGGAAATAAGCTTTTTGGCGTCCCTCTTGAAGCCATGAGGAAGAAACCTGACGAGCACGCTTTTATTCTTAATGTTAATAAAGAAAGGCTTGAGAATGCTCCGGGGTTTGATAAGGACCACTGGCCCGGCACAGAAGCCGGTGAGTCGTACAACGACTACGTAATGAATGTCTATGATTACTACGGATATGAATGCCCCTACAAGGCACGCATATACGGAGAGGCGCTGGGAACGAGGGACAGGTCGCTTGAGGAGCCGGCAGGTACTACCATTGAGGGCCTTGGCGGCATTACCGAGAGAGGAAGGACACTCACGGAGTTTGGAAACCCTGATCTTGAAGAGCCAGGTGGAAGGACACTGAAGTATCCCAGAAGAAGGACCACGGAGGAAGAGATCCGTGCCCGCGATATGCAGGAATGTGCTGCCGAGGCCAGTGCAGAGACACGCCAGGTAAGTGCGAGAGAAGTGAGGTCCGAGGCACGTGACGATATCTATAGCATATTGTCAAGCGAGCACGACAGGGTACTGGGCCTGTTCGACGAAGCGATAAACAGTGGTTCGAAAGACACTTTCATGCAGATCAGGTCTGAACTCTACTCTCACATGAGCGGGGAAGAAGAAGTCCTTTATCCGATGCTCAGGGACAGGAACGTGACACATGATATTGCCATGGAAGGCTATCAGGAACACCATATAGCCAAACTTCTGCTCTCGGAACTTGAGGTCATGGATGAGAGAAGCGATATGTGGATACCTAAGCTCAAGGTCCTGCAGGAGAATGTGAGACATCACGTCGAAGAAGAGGAAATGCACATGTTCCCTGATGCACAGCGTGAAATAAGTACAAGCGAATCAAAGGAGATAGCGCAGAAGTACCTGGAATTCAAGGACCATTACAGGGTATGA
- the fpoK gene encoding F420H2 dehydrogenase subunit FpoK yields the protein MIPVELYIGLAAVIFTIGLFGFMTQRNGVRMLMCVELMLNSANINLVAFSSYHGNLTGQVFTLYVIALAAAEAAIGFAILMSIFRMKDMIDLDKINVLRW from the coding sequence ATGATACCTGTTGAACTTTATATAGGACTTGCTGCTGTCATATTCACAATAGGCCTTTTCGGCTTCATGACACAGCGTAACGGAGTCAGGATGCTGATGTGCGTGGAGCTTATGTTGAACTCCGCAAACATCAACCTTGTTGCCTTCTCAAGCTACCACGGGAACCTTACAGGGCAGGTATTCACCCTGTACGTTATCGCACTGGCTGCTGCAGAGGCTGCAATAGGGTTTGCCATACTGATGTCCATCTTCAGAATGAAGGATATGATCGATCTTGATAAAATAAATGTACTGAGGTGGTAA
- the fpoJ gene encoding F420H2 dehydrogenase subunit FpoJ, which translates to MLNKQFTIMQIITSVYRFFRPRILGMVIALLFLAIVLVSVIGTSWPAIDQLPQNLDDQSNIKGIGLLIFTEFVVPFEILSIVLLSAMVGAIYIAKGEAGR; encoded by the coding sequence GCTGAATAAACAGTTTACCATAATGCAGATCATCACCTCTGTATACAGGTTCTTCAGACCGCGTATACTGGGAATGGTCATTGCGCTTCTGTTCCTAGCTATTGTACTGGTATCGGTCATCGGGACCAGCTGGCCTGCGATCGACCAGTTGCCACAGAACCTTGATGACCAGAGTAACATCAAGGGTATCGGGCTTCTGATATTCACGGAGTTCGTAGTGCCCTTCGAGATACTCTCCATCGTGCTGCTCTCAGCAATGGTGGGCGCTATCTATATCGCAAAAGGGGAGGCAGGCAGATGA
- the fpoO gene encoding F420H2 dehydrogenase subunit FpoO, protein MADCDLCGIALPTLVPVKVYKPKYAHSYPQGMWQGLCELCVSAAIRTKEEQTRTGSCGTAGTCQLCSSIERLYGVHISRPSFSQGEEKDTVYLCSRCLNSISDAKGEWDRDKAEHSHEHITRGHTVH, encoded by the coding sequence ATGGCAGATTGCGATCTTTGCGGAATAGCCCTTCCGACACTTGTACCTGTAAAGGTGTACAAACCAAAGTACGCCCACTCCTATCCGCAGGGCATGTGGCAGGGACTTTGCGAACTATGTGTCAGTGCAGCGATAAGGACAAAAGAGGAGCAGACCAGGACCGGTTCATGCGGTACTGCCGGCACATGCCAGCTCTGCAGCTCCATCGAGCGTCTCTATGGCGTGCACATCAGCAGGCCGTCCTTCTCCCAGGGCGAGGAGAAGGACACTGTCTATCTCTGTAGCAGGTGCCTTAATTCCATATCTGATGCCAAAGGAGAATGGGACCGCGACAAGGCTGAGCACTCGCACGAGCACATAACACGCGGACACACAGTCCACTAA